In Patescibacteria group bacterium, one genomic interval encodes:
- a CDS encoding phosphoribosylaminoimidazolesuccinocarboxamide synthase gives MIDTKKIHDQLSHCLTSTNFTELFGNKSVKKYQGKVRDTYDLGDKLLLITTDRQSAFDRVLAAIPFKGQVLNQITQFWFDQTTDIVPNHQLAVPDPNAMLAKKCTVFPIEFVVRGFLSGVTSTSAWVAYSKGERNFCGNILPDGMVKNQPFVQPIITPCTKSDVHDENISPAEIVSHGLMTQADWDYCADVALKLFARGQTITNQHGLTLVDTKYEFGKLPDGTIILIDEIHTPDSSRFWLAGTNEHIDKEFLRLWFVEHCDPYKDKVLPDAPEELVIELSSRYIKLYEMITGKEFMYPDSYVPVETRLIAALQFDNPVKL, from the coding sequence ATGATTGATACTAAAAAAATCCACGATCAATTATCTCATTGTCTCACCAGTACTAATTTTACTGAATTATTTGGTAATAAATCAGTAAAAAAATATCAAGGTAAAGTGAGAGACACCTATGATTTAGGTGATAAATTATTATTAATAACCACCGATCGACAATCGGCTTTTGATCGGGTGCTGGCGGCCATTCCATTTAAGGGGCAAGTGTTGAATCAAATTACGCAATTTTGGTTTGACCAAACCACAGATATTGTACCGAATCATCAATTGGCCGTACCTGACCCAAATGCCATGTTGGCTAAAAAATGTACTGTCTTTCCGATTGAGTTTGTGGTGCGCGGCTTCCTATCTGGTGTGACCAGCACGTCAGCTTGGGTGGCCTATAGTAAAGGTGAACGAAATTTTTGTGGGAACATTTTACCCGATGGCATGGTCAAAAATCAACCCTTTGTTCAACCGATTATTACCCCTTGTACCAAAAGTGATGTGCATGATGAAAATATTTCTCCAGCTGAAATTGTCTCTCATGGTTTAATGACTCAAGCGGATTGGGATTACTGTGCTGATGTAGCTTTAAAATTATTTGCCCGCGGACAAACCATTACCAATCAACATGGTTTAACTTTAGTTGATACTAAATACGAGTTTGGCAAACTGCCAGATGGTACCATAATTTTAATTGATGAAATCCACACACCAGATTCATCGCGTTTCTGGTTAGCCGGCACCAATGAGCATATCGATAAAGAATTTTTACGCTTATGGTTTGTCGAACACTGCGATCCTTATAAAGATAAAGTTTTACCAGACGCTCCGGAAGAGTTGGTGATAGAATTATCATCACGTTATATTAAGCTATATGAGATGATAACGGGTAAAGAATTTATGTATCCAGATAGCTATGTTCCTGTAGAGACGCGATTGATTGCAGCTCTACAATTTGACAATCCCGTCAAATTGTAA
- a CDS encoding immunoglobulin-like domain-containing protein, whose translation MVIFMQSRAKRLLFLFIGSLVIMALQAQSVAAEYAGPELKIPLPSTDTWCVNTAVNDSGDWYHTDEGENYAGGYYSVDFDDNIGTTCSDSDLEEDVNLLAAASGTVTHATNEAVEGVCTERGINCYVAIDHGNGYTTWYMHMKSGSVTVSKGDTVQQGQLLGLMGTTGPSTGEHLHFQVLYNGKSKSTTEELNRITLEGILMEDYQVGQSYTSSNEELGTCDLPDWLSTFVASDSTSTNNPDLSATYLNEDDSSTSILQVEVSIGYDYSNGGTEGTFTVSKEDGSIFSTSGTMYLQVGSYESYGTSHDEADIASYVSTGATLTENFNNYCSDSYPKEYYIRYESADSDGDGNSDGYAVVGPITITEMGMCTDSGTCLGSTLVESRDEDSDSLTNGLELNDYGTDPMDNDTDGDGLNDGDEVNTYLTDPFDSDTDSDELMDGIEVGDTGTDPNDDDSDDDGILDGHEEIGSTGSGSTCTDPDDSDCDGLSDTTEIAIATDPYDSDTDNDGLTDGWEVSHGEDPHSADGDGDGLLDGEEIELGTMTGYYDSDYDGLWDGAELNDYNTDPLDTDSDDDTLEDGDEVDAGTDPADADSDDDGINDGVDAYPLLPAGEIEAILEATGSATNYGAKIAIDGDVVVVSSIRDDPTDTWGSFPDLGSVFVYRWDGSQWNNEAELTGDDTYDFGHSIALDNDLLIIGGDSRSDYHYGAVYVYRYDGTTWNEETTLTPSTAQINNGFGYTVAVAGDFVAVGANGYTGDYYYNNHGYINVGAVYTFHYNGSTWNQSTQMVGTDTNYDRILETDLTNPTISLSGDVLVIGDQNYNADGNDDEEGGAYVYRWNGSSWVLETTLTASDGGPMDSFGAAVTVEDDVVAVGAPGDGYDTGVSSGSAYVYNWNGSTWNETEKLTASNQADYDYFGSTLDISDEFMVIGSPSAVSGMLDIGKTYTFRWDGVAWTEEEELTASDSGDADYYGKPVAVSGELVLVSTGGGGEAVYIYSRPDPDDDNDGLSDRDEATYGTDPLNPDSDGDTLEDGWEVTAGISPTDTDSDNDTLADNYEVAVGTNPGAADEDDDGLIDPDELTIGTSSADADSDDDGINDGDEVHIYLSDPLDADSDDDGLTDGAEVTVGESLGQFTGDADNDSFGSAVAVAGNIALVGASADGSAYVYRNNGSAWNRESRLTASDGGGVDLFGNAVAIDGDVAVVGAQWADGNVTDAGAVYVYRYNGSSWVQEAKLIASNGGTSYDNFGNDVAIQGDTIAVGGPHNRGSVAHGGAVYIYKWNGSSWNETQILTLADNSTYGYFGDDVAMDGNYLVVGAIDDYWNSGAAYVYRYNGIEWAEQATLTPSDGRVSGNNVAIDDDVVVVGATGSAMVYRRSGTTWEEQAILTAGDGVINNQYGSAVAVTGSTVIVGSPYSTNDGETDNGDSAYVYRYDGTWTETTKLISGDAGGADSFGSAVAAAGNQTVVGAQSDDDSGVGSGSVFWYDITAPTYPVAADTDGDNITDAAEISAGTDPTNIDTDNDLLTDDVDLAPLVALDSDSDGVSNGDDSCPSTTLPLDAGDIINEYGCAVPSVDTDNDGVGDFEDLCPDTSPLAGTDTVASTGCALSQTDTDHDSLMDYYETIIYGSDVNDSDSDDDGLNDYDEVIEFNTNPIDADTDDDGMADNVELGGGTRSEVYASDGNSDDYFGSTVALSGDVFVVGAASHTGGGAAYVYRFDGSTWHQEAKLTGSDVTSGDYFGYTVAISGDVIVIGAHQHNISGAAYVYRYNGSSWSQETKLTASDRSGWSDYYGISVAVDDNTIVIGAQPRHSNNTGTAGAAYVYHYNGSSWSQQTKLIPSDGVDSDYFGGAVSVNAETILVGAYGHEVAGLFYAGAAYIYRYDGLSWNEVAQLTASNNRVTAYYGSAVSISGDVALVGTGNRDAAYIYRYDGSTWNEESIFAEPGMGFGTTVAVDGDLALVGAYQNYLGTSAGSAHLYHYADSNWVEQTELTARDGRTMDNYGYAVSLDGTTAVMGAQRDDDNGTDAGSAYVRTVVYYANATDPTDDGIDDIAPVITVLDSNPVTIEYGSVYTDAGATALDDVDGTIAVLSDASSITTTTLGMQTVTYTATDLSQNTSSATRTVNVVDTTAPTITLTGDNPLTLTQGDTYVESGYITTDAADATPVVIITGSVDTTAVGSYTLTYTATDDANNSNSSTRIVNVIAASVIVPTPEPTPEPTPEPTPEPTPEPTPEPTPEPTPEPTPEPTPE comes from the coding sequence ATGGTGATATTTATGCAATCCAGAGCTAAAAGGCTCTTGTTTTTGTTTATAGGCAGTTTGGTTATCATGGCGTTACAGGCTCAATCCGTAGCCGCAGAATACGCAGGCCCGGAGCTTAAAATCCCATTACCGTCAACGGACACTTGGTGTGTGAATACCGCCGTCAATGACTCAGGTGATTGGTATCACACGGATGAAGGAGAAAATTATGCTGGTGGCTATTATTCAGTTGATTTTGACGATAATATCGGAACAACTTGCAGCGACAGTGACCTTGAGGAGGATGTTAATTTATTGGCGGCAGCCAGTGGCACAGTCACACATGCTACCAACGAGGCTGTGGAGGGAGTATGCACAGAGAGAGGAATCAACTGCTACGTTGCCATCGACCATGGCAACGGTTATACCACATGGTATATGCATATGAAGAGCGGATCCGTGACCGTCAGTAAAGGCGACACGGTACAGCAAGGTCAGTTACTTGGTCTAATGGGTACTACTGGGCCAAGTACCGGAGAACATCTCCATTTTCAAGTGCTTTATAACGGCAAGAGTAAGTCGACCACCGAAGAGTTGAATAGGATCACTTTGGAAGGAATATTGATGGAGGATTATCAGGTTGGCCAATCTTATACTTCCAGTAATGAGGAATTAGGCACATGCGATTTGCCTGACTGGCTTTCTACATTCGTCGCTTCCGATTCTACTTCAACAAATAACCCTGATTTATCAGCGACCTATTTAAATGAAGATGATTCTAGTACGTCTATACTTCAAGTAGAAGTATCGATTGGATACGACTACAGTAATGGAGGCACAGAAGGGACATTTACAGTTAGTAAAGAAGATGGCTCTATATTTTCAACATCTGGTACCATGTATCTGCAAGTCGGCAGTTATGAATCCTATGGCACATCGCATGACGAAGCTGATATCGCATCGTATGTCAGTACAGGTGCAACTTTGACCGAAAACTTTAATAATTACTGCTCAGATAGTTATCCTAAGGAATATTATATACGGTATGAATCGGCTGACAGCGATGGTGACGGTAATAGTGACGGTTATGCGGTAGTTGGGCCAATCACTATAACTGAAATGGGAATGTGCACAGATAGTGGAACATGTCTGGGCTCCACATTAGTAGAGTCTAGGGACGAGGACAGTGATAGTCTCACAAACGGATTAGAATTGAACGATTACGGTACCGATCCAATGGATAATGATACTGATGGAGACGGATTAAATGATGGGGATGAAGTTAATACATATCTAACTGATCCGTTTGATTCCGATACAGATAGCGACGAACTGATGGATGGAATCGAGGTTGGTGACACCGGTACAGATCCCAACGATGATGACTCTGATGACGATGGCATATTGGACGGCCATGAAGAAATTGGTAGTACTGGTTCCGGTTCAACCTGTACTGATCCAGACGATTCAGACTGTGATGGCTTAAGTGACACCACAGAAATAGCCATTGCTACAGACCCTTACGACAGTGATACGGACAATGATGGTTTAACCGATGGTTGGGAAGTATCTCATGGCGAAGATCCGCATTCGGCCGATGGAGATGGTGATGGGTTGTTGGATGGTGAAGAGATAGAGTTAGGCACTATGACCGGTTATTACGATTCCGATTATGATGGTTTGTGGGACGGAGCAGAGCTTAATGATTACAACACTGATCCGCTTGATACCGACAGTGATGACGATACTTTAGAAGACGGCGATGAAGTAGATGCCGGTACCGACCCAGCCGATGCCGATAGTGATGATGACGGTATTAATGATGGTGTAGATGCCTATCCGTTATTACCAGCCGGTGAAATTGAAGCCATTTTAGAGGCAACTGGTAGTGCCACCAATTATGGAGCAAAAATTGCGATTGATGGTGATGTAGTTGTAGTGAGTTCGATCCGGGATGATCCTACCGATACCTGGGGATCATTTCCAGATTTAGGCAGTGTCTTTGTCTATCGCTGGGACGGTAGCCAATGGAATAACGAAGCGGAATTAACCGGTGATGATACTTATGATTTTGGTCATTCCATTGCGCTGGATAATGATCTGTTAATAATTGGTGGAGATTCTAGAAGTGATTATCATTATGGGGCCGTTTATGTATATCGGTATGATGGTACTACCTGGAACGAGGAAACAACTTTAACACCCAGTACTGCGCAAATTAATAATGGTTTTGGCTATACAGTTGCCGTTGCTGGTGATTTTGTAGCAGTGGGTGCAAACGGATATACGGGTGATTATTATTATAATAACCATGGCTATATTAATGTGGGCGCAGTTTATACCTTCCATTATAACGGTAGCACTTGGAACCAATCCACCCAGATGGTTGGTACCGATACTAACTATGATCGAATTTTGGAAACGGATTTAACTAATCCGACTATATCATTAAGCGGCGATGTGTTGGTCATTGGTGACCAGAATTACAATGCTGACGGCAATGATGATGAAGAGGGTGGTGCCTACGTTTACCGTTGGAACGGTTCCAGCTGGGTACTAGAAACTACATTGACGGCTAGTGATGGTGGCCCAATGGATTCGTTTGGTGCTGCTGTAACGGTTGAAGATGATGTGGTTGCGGTCGGTGCACCAGGCGATGGTTATGATACTGGTGTCTCATCTGGCTCGGCTTATGTATACAACTGGAATGGCAGCACTTGGAATGAGACCGAGAAACTGACTGCCAGCAACCAGGCGGATTATGATTATTTTGGATCAACCTTGGATATCAGCGATGAATTCATGGTGATTGGTTCACCTTCGGCAGTGTCTGGTATGCTGGATATCGGCAAAACGTATACCTTTCGCTGGGATGGCGTTGCCTGGACGGAGGAAGAAGAGTTGACTGCTAGTGATTCTGGCGATGCCGATTACTACGGTAAACCGGTAGCCGTCAGCGGCGAACTGGTATTAGTCAGCACTGGTGGCGGTGGTGAAGCGGTATATATCTATTCGCGTCCTGATCCAGATGATGATAATGATGGTTTAAGCGATAGAGATGAAGCTACTTATGGTACAGACCCATTGAATCCAGATTCAGATGGAGATACCTTAGAAGATGGTTGGGAAGTAACGGCCGGTATCAGTCCAACTGATACGGATAGTGATAACGATACTCTGGCGGATAATTATGAAGTTGCGGTTGGTACTAATCCGGGTGCGGCTGATGAAGATGATGATGGATTAATAGATCCTGACGAATTAACTATTGGAACCAGTAGTGCTGATGCCGACAGTGACGATGATGGTATTAATGATGGGGATGAAGTACATATATATTTATCTGACCCATTAGATGCCGACAGTGACGATGATGGATTAACTGATGGTGCAGAAGTGACTGTCGGTGAATCCCTCGGTCAATTTACTGGTGACGCCGATAATGATTCATTTGGTAGTGCCGTGGCGGTAGCAGGAAACATTGCCTTAGTTGGGGCTTCGGCTGATGGTTCGGCTTACGTTTATCGTAATAACGGATCAGCCTGGAACCGCGAATCAAGGTTGACGGCTAGTGATGGTGGCGGAGTAGATTTATTTGGCAACGCCGTAGCCATTGACGGTGATGTGGCCGTAGTAGGTGCCCAATGGGCCGATGGCAATGTCACAGATGCCGGTGCTGTTTATGTTTATCGTTACAATGGTTCAAGTTGGGTACAAGAAGCTAAATTGATAGCCAGCAACGGTGGTACTTCATATGACAACTTCGGCAATGATGTAGCGATACAGGGTGATACCATTGCAGTGGGTGGACCGCATAATCGTGGTAGTGTGGCTCATGGTGGTGCTGTATATATTTATAAATGGAATGGATCTAGTTGGAATGAAACTCAAATTTTGACCTTGGCAGATAATAGTACTTATGGATATTTTGGTGATGATGTGGCCATGGATGGAAATTACTTAGTGGTAGGTGCGATTGATGATTATTGGAATTCTGGAGCCGCTTATGTGTATCGCTACAATGGTATTGAATGGGCAGAACAAGCCACGCTCACACCAAGTGATGGGCGAGTATCAGGTAATAATGTTGCTATTGATGATGATGTGGTTGTAGTCGGTGCAACTGGATCGGCGATGGTGTATCGGCGGAGTGGTACTACTTGGGAAGAGCAAGCTATTCTGACTGCTGGTGATGGAGTGATTAATAATCAATATGGTAGTGCCGTCGCCGTAACGGGTAGTACAGTTATAGTTGGATCACCGTATAGTACCAATGATGGTGAAACCGACAATGGTGACTCAGCTTACGTTTATCGTTATGATGGTACATGGACAGAGACAACTAAGCTTATATCGGGTGATGCTGGTGGCGCCGATAGTTTTGGTTCGGCTGTAGCTGCAGCTGGCAACCAAACAGTGGTTGGAGCGCAATCGGATGATGATTCTGGAGTGGGATCTGGCTCGGTGTTTTGGTATGATATCACTGCCCCAACCTATCCAGTAGCAGCTGACACTGATGGAGATAATATTACTGACGCAGCAGAAATTAGTGCCGGAACAGATCCGACCAACATTGATACTGATAATGATTTATTAACTGATGATGTCGATCTAGCACCACTCGTAGCCTTGGATTCTGATAGTGACGGGGTGTCTAATGGTGACGATTCTTGCCCGAGCACAACGTTACCATTAGATGCAGGAGATATTATTAATGAGTATGGTTGTGCCGTACCGTCAGTGGATACTGATAACGACGGCGTAGGTGATTTTGAAGATCTCTGCCCAGACACCAGCCCTTTGGCTGGTACGGATACAGTGGCTAGCACTGGTTGTGCTTTGTCACAGACCGATACCGATCATGATAGTTTAATGGATTATTATGAAACTATTATTTACGGATCAGACGTTAACGATAGTGATAGTGATGATGATGGTTTAAATGATTATGACGAGGTAATAGAATTTAACACCAATCCAATCGATGCCGATACGGATGATGATGGCATGGCCGATAATGTGGAATTAGGTGGTGGAACCAGAAGTGAAGTCTACGCCAGTGATGGTAACTCTGACGATTACTTTGGTTCAACTGTAGCCTTAAGCGGTGATGTCTTTGTAGTCGGAGCGGCTTCACACACAGGAGGTGGAGCCGCCTATGTTTATCGTTTTGATGGATCAACCTGGCATCAGGAAGCAAAATTAACCGGCAGTGATGTCACTTCGGGAGACTACTTTGGCTACACCGTGGCTATCAGTGGCGATGTGATTGTGATTGGAGCACATCAGCATAACATTTCCGGAGCCGCTTATGTGTATCGTTATAACGGCTCAAGTTGGAGTCAGGAAACCAAACTCACCGCCAGTGACCGCAGCGGGTGGAGTGATTATTATGGCATATCCGTGGCGGTGGATGATAATACTATTGTCATTGGAGCTCAACCAAGACATAGTAATAACACCGGCACAGCTGGAGCCGCTTATGTGTATCACTATAATGGTTCAAGTTGGAGCCAACAAACTAAATTAATACCGAGTGATGGAGTAGACAGTGACTACTTTGGCGGAGCAGTCTCGGTTAATGCCGAAACTATTCTAGTGGGAGCGTATGGTCACGAAGTGGCCGGCTTATTTTATGCTGGTGCTGCCTATATCTACCGTTACGATGGTTTAAGCTGGAACGAGGTAGCACAATTAACCGCCAGCAACAATCGTGTTACTGCATATTACGGCTCAGCCGTATCTATTTCGGGTGATGTGGCTTTAGTTGGTACGGGAAATCGTGATGCAGCTTACATCTATCGTTACGATGGTTCTACTTGGAATGAAGAAAGTATTTTTGCAGAACCTGGTATGGGGTTTGGTACAACTGTTGCAGTGGATGGCGATTTAGCTTTAGTGGGTGCGTATCAAAATTATTTAGGGACTAGTGCTGGTTCGGCTCATCTCTATCATTATGCTGATTCCAATTGGGTTGAACAAACTGAGTTGACCGCCCGAGATGGTCGCACAATGGATAATTATGGTTATGCCGTATCACTTGATGGCACCACTGCCGTGATGGGTGCTCAGCGTGATGATGATAATGGTACCGATGCAGGTTCAGCCTATGTGCGCACCGTAGTTTATTATGCTAATGCAACAGATCCAACCGATGATGGTATTGATGATATAGCGCCAGTTATTACTGTGCTTGATTCTAATCCAGTTACTATTGAATATGGATCTGTTTATACTGACGCCGGAGCCACCGCCTTAGATGATGTTGATGGAACAATCGCAGTATTGTCAGATGCCAGTAGTATCACAACAACAACATTAGGCATGCAAACTGTTACTTATACGGCCACTGATTTATCCCAAAATACCAGTTCAGCCACGCGCACAGTCAATGTTGTAGATACAACTGCTCCAACTATTACTCTCACTGGAGATAATCCACTGACGTTAACTCAGGGAGATACGTATGTCGAATCCGGTTATATTACCACTGATGCTGCTGATGCAACTCCTGTAGTAATAATTACTGGATCAGTTGATACTACTGCGGTTGGTTCTTATACTCTAACCTATACTGCGACTGATGATGCAAATAATTCTAATTCAAGCACTCGTATTGTAAATGTTATTGCCGCTTCGGTGATTGTACCAACACCAGAGCCAACACCAGAGCCAACACCAGAGCCAACACCAGAGCCAACACCAGAGCCAACACCAGAGCCAACACCAGAGCCAACACCAGAGCCAACACCAGAGCCAACACCAGAG
- the purQ gene encoding phosphoribosylformylglycinamidine synthase I: MFRVAIILFPGTNCENETRRSLVNAGLEADFVRWNEVAKLAGGYDAYVLPGGFAYEDRGRAGIIAALDPIMEHIKQAAAQGKPVIGICNGCQVLVETGLIPGLANNALAGAVAINTRVKGGQIIGTGFYHDTVNIQNVAPQGRSCVTTNLAAGAVIPATVANGEGRFLFPPALLAELEQHNQILFKYCTSAGEIINEFPTTPNGAMWGIAGFCNPAGNVVAYMPHPERLERGGESLFTNLRAWLEQTPPQEPYQLTYQPPQTEIAPYQSGNNSFQMLVDLIITDNAAKTIELALNQKGYAVSVSRKTHYEVWHDDTVTDNSSLITTLVDSGELLNTSKERYTTQAATNPHTVSFLVRYAEDFEGKTIAETLQTRFGLTSVKHIDKGIVWELTFTEPDLTKRMQLATNILNTHILFNPFSQTCHIIV, translated from the coding sequence GTAGCTAAATTAGCTGGTGGCTATGATGCCTATGTTTTACCAGGTGGCTTTGCTTATGAAGATCGTGGTCGGGCTGGCATCATTGCGGCGTTGGATCCGATCATGGAACATATTAAACAGGCGGCGGCGCAAGGTAAACCAGTGATTGGTATTTGTAATGGTTGCCAGGTGTTGGTCGAAACTGGTTTGATTCCTGGCTTAGCCAACAATGCTTTAGCCGGTGCTGTCGCCATCAATACACGGGTGAAAGGTGGGCAAATTATCGGCACGGGTTTTTATCACGATACGGTCAACATACAAAATGTGGCACCCCAAGGCCGCAGTTGTGTGACCACGAATTTAGCCGCTGGTGCGGTGATACCGGCAACGGTAGCCAATGGTGAAGGTCGATTTTTATTTCCACCAGCTTTATTAGCCGAGCTTGAGCAACATAATCAGATTTTATTTAAGTATTGCACCAGTGCGGGTGAAATTATAAATGAATTTCCCACTACACCCAATGGTGCCATGTGGGGGATTGCTGGTTTTTGTAATCCAGCCGGAAATGTGGTGGCGTATATGCCACACCCGGAACGGCTCGAACGCGGTGGCGAATCTTTATTTACTAACTTGCGTGCCTGGTTAGAACAAACCCCACCCCAAGAACCATATCAATTAACTTACCAACCACCGCAGACTGAGATTGCACCGTATCAATCGGGTAATAATTCCTTCCAAATGTTGGTTGATCTAATCATCACCGACAATGCGGCCAAAACCATTGAGTTAGCTCTTAACCAAAAAGGTTATGCTGTCAGTGTTAGTCGCAAAACTCATTATGAGGTTTGGCATGATGATACCGTGACAGATAATTCTAGTTTAATAACCACTTTAGTTGACAGTGGTGAATTATTAAACACCTCTAAAGAACGTTACACAACACAAGCTGCGACTAATCCTCATACTGTATCTTTCTTAGTTCGATACGCCGAAGATTTTGAAGGTAAAACTATAGCTGAAACATTACAGACTCGATTTGGTTTAACTAGTGTTAAGCATATCGATAAAGGGATTGTTTGGGAATTAACTTTTACTGAACCTGATTTAACCAAACGCATGCAGTTGGCGACCAATATTCTTAATACGCACATATTGTTTAATCCCTTTTCACAAACCTGTCACATCATTGTATGA